In Massilia antarctica, the following are encoded in one genomic region:
- the dprA gene encoding DNA-processing protein DprA: MQDTDPANPLSQAARLAAWVRLEQTPGVGSATAQRLLSRFGTPQSIFSASYLALRELVSDKVARALCEPMPDACAAYLDSVHDWLAQPAHYLLTPDHPAFPPLLRELAMPPLLLYAAGRIDLLSAPAVAVVGSRNASGQGVANARAFASALSAAGLTIVSGLALGIDAAAHEGGLRGCGSTVAVTGTGADRIYPRRNEALARRIAEEGCMVSEYPLGTGPSPGNFPRRNRLISGLCCAVLVVEAAAGSGSLITARLAADQGRDVFAIPGSIHASLSKGCHSLIREGATLVDCADDILIPLQVAPLASLPVAAPDSGDCDPGQLALLDALEYAPVGADALAALTGSDAGVLAGQLLALELAGHVERLPGGLFQRVKR; encoded by the coding sequence GTGCAAGACACGGACCCCGCCAACCCCCTCAGCCAGGCCGCACGCCTGGCTGCCTGGGTACGCCTGGAGCAAACCCCGGGCGTGGGGTCCGCTACGGCGCAGCGCCTGCTTTCCCGCTTCGGCACCCCGCAGTCCATCTTTTCCGCCTCCTACCTGGCCTTGCGCGAGCTCGTCTCCGACAAGGTGGCGCGCGCCCTGTGCGAACCCATGCCCGACGCCTGCGCCGCCTACCTCGACAGCGTGCACGACTGGCTGGCCCAGCCCGCTCACTACCTCCTCACTCCCGACCATCCTGCTTTCCCGCCGCTGCTGCGCGAACTGGCCATGCCGCCCCTGCTGCTGTATGCCGCCGGCCGGATCGACCTGCTGTCGGCGCCGGCCGTAGCCGTGGTCGGCAGCCGCAATGCGAGCGGGCAGGGCGTGGCCAATGCACGCGCGTTCGCCAGTGCGCTCAGCGCTGCCGGCCTGACCATCGTCTCCGGGCTGGCCCTGGGAATCGATGCCGCCGCGCACGAGGGCGGCTTGCGCGGCTGCGGCTCGACCGTGGCGGTGACCGGCACCGGGGCCGACCGCATCTATCCGCGCCGTAATGAAGCCCTGGCCAGACGTATTGCCGAAGAGGGTTGCATGGTCAGTGAGTACCCACTCGGTACCGGCCCTTCGCCCGGCAACTTCCCGCGCCGCAACCGCCTGATCAGCGGCCTGTGCTGCGCCGTGCTGGTGGTCGAGGCCGCCGCCGGCTCGGGATCGCTGATCACCGCCAGGCTCGCCGCCGATCAGGGCCGCGACGTGTTCGCCATTCCCGGCTCGATCCATGCGTCGCTGTCCAAGGGCTGCCACAGCCTGATCCGCGAGGGCGCCACCCTGGTCGACTGCGCCGACGATATCCTCATTCCCCTGCAGGTGGCGCCCCTGGCCAGCCTGCCCGTGGCGGCGCCCGACAGCGGCGACTGCGACCCTGGCCAGCTGGCGCTGCTGGACGCGCTGGAGTACGCCCCGGTCGGCGCCGACGCACTGGCCGCGCTCACCGGCAGCGACGCTGGTGTGCTGGCCGGCCAGCTGCTGGCGCTGGAACTTGCAGGCCATGTCGAACGATTGCCGGGCGGATTGTTCCAGCGTGTAAAGCGCTAA
- the fmt gene encoding methionyl-tRNA formyltransferase, with translation MKIIFAGTPEFAAVALQALHEAGFEIPLVLTQPDRPAGRGMQMHASAVKQFALAHNIEVLQPLSLRLDSKDPERAAQAAVAHAHLMATDYDVMVVAAYGLILPRSTLDIKPCINIHGSLLPRWRGAAPIHRAIETGDLETGVTIMEMEEGLDTGPMLMMERVPIAPGDTTATLHDTLAALGARMIVDALHARAAGTLRALPQPEAGVTYAAKISKEEAALDFSLSSAELGRKIRAFNPFPGAHAEVNGVVIKIWGAEALDAGSDAAPGQVLAADAQHGIVIACKQGTLRLTELQKPGGKRLPAAEFLKGFPLDGLSLD, from the coding sequence ATGAAAATCATCTTTGCCGGCACGCCGGAGTTTGCCGCCGTCGCCCTCCAGGCCCTCCATGAAGCCGGCTTCGAGATTCCGCTCGTCCTGACCCAGCCCGACCGCCCCGCCGGCCGCGGCATGCAGATGCACGCCTCCGCCGTCAAGCAATTCGCCCTGGCCCACAACATCGAGGTGCTGCAGCCGCTCTCCCTGCGCCTCGACAGCAAGGACCCGGAACGCGCCGCCCAGGCCGCCGTAGCCCACGCGCACCTCATGGCCACCGACTACGACGTGATGGTGGTCGCCGCCTACGGCTTGATCCTGCCGCGCAGCACCCTCGACATCAAGCCCTGCATCAACATCCACGGCTCCCTGCTGCCGCGCTGGCGTGGCGCCGCGCCGATCCACCGCGCCATCGAAACGGGCGACCTGGAAACCGGCGTGACCATCATGGAAATGGAAGAAGGCCTCGACACCGGCCCCATGCTGATGATGGAACGGGTACCGATCGCCCCGGGCGACACCACCGCCACCCTGCACGACACTCTGGCGGCCCTTGGCGCACGCATGATCGTCGACGCCCTCCACGCGCGCGCGGCCGGCACCCTGCGCGCCCTGCCCCAGCCCGAGGCGGGCGTGACCTACGCGGCCAAGATCAGCAAGGAAGAAGCCGCACTCGACTTTTCCCTCTCCTCGGCCGAACTGGGCCGCAAGATCCGCGCCTTCAACCCCTTCCCCGGCGCCCACGCCGAGGTCAACGGCGTGGTCATCAAGATCTGGGGCGCCGAGGCGCTCGACGCCGGCAGCGACGCCGCTCCCGGCCAGGTGCTGGCCGCCGATGCCCAGCATGGCATCGTCATCGCCTGCAAACAGGGCACCCTGCGCCTGACCGAACTGCAAAAACCCGGCGGCAAGCGTCTGCCTGCGGCCGAGTTTCTCAAGGGATTCCCTCTGGACGGGCTCAGCCTCGACTGA
- the def gene encoding peptide deformylase, which yields MAILNILRYPDARLHKVAKPVTEFGARLTKLVADMAETMYDAPGVGLAASQVDVHEQLIIVDTSETKDDLRVFINPKIVWASAEKQVYDEGCLSVPGIYDGVERPAQIKVSALDAEGKPFELSADGLMAVCIQHEMDHLMGKVFVEYLSPLKRNRIKAKMLKEERGMEREAALRASGRRH from the coding sequence ATGGCAATACTGAATATTCTCCGCTACCCGGACGCACGTCTTCACAAGGTGGCCAAGCCGGTCACCGAATTCGGCGCGCGCCTGACCAAGCTGGTGGCCGACATGGCCGAGACCATGTACGACGCGCCCGGCGTGGGCCTGGCTGCCAGCCAGGTTGACGTGCACGAACAACTGATCATCGTCGACACGTCCGAGACCAAGGACGACCTGCGCGTGTTCATCAATCCGAAAATCGTTTGGGCAAGTGCTGAGAAGCAAGTCTACGATGAAGGCTGCCTGTCGGTACCGGGCATTTACGACGGTGTGGAGCGGCCTGCGCAGATCAAGGTCAGCGCGCTCGATGCCGAGGGCAAGCCGTTCGAGCTGAGCGCGGATGGCTTGATGGCCGTGTGCATCCAGCACGAAATGGACCATTTGATGGGCAAGGTGTTCGTGGAATACCTGTCGCCGCTCAAGCGCAACCGGATCAAGGCCAAGATGCTCAAGGAGGAGCGCGGGATGGAACGCGAAGCGGCCTTGCGGGCATCGGGCCGCCGGCACTGA
- a CDS encoding LysM peptidoglycan-binding domain-containing protein: protein MKNFSTVGVRVAVVALFAGLLAAPTQAATCEFRPNAPDQHLVVKGDTLWDISGKFLEHPWCWPQVWGLNKEEIRNPHWIYPGQTIYFDRKNNRLSLTRPGGDDGSGSANGVLRLSPQVRTQGLGKDAIQAIPSGVIEPFLSQPLIVDADELKGSPRIAAAQEGHVYLGKDDKIYVRGNLRGGSSFQVFRPGTPLRDPETHNLVAYEAVYLGTAKLFAEAKAGVDAHTFVVATSKQEIGVGDLLIPAPPTVMRNYMPHPPDQKVDARIMGVYSGVTHAGQNQVVSINRGTLDGVDVGTVLQLYNIGKVVVDPGAPKHGILGTTKTMIKLPDEQSGTLFIFRTFKHVSYGLIMQVTEPVEIGDVARSPE from the coding sequence ATGAAAAATTTTAGCACAGTCGGCGTCCGCGTAGCGGTTGTGGCGCTTTTTGCGGGACTGCTCGCAGCCCCGACCCAAGCGGCCACCTGCGAATTCCGGCCCAATGCCCCTGACCAGCATCTGGTGGTCAAGGGTGATACCTTGTGGGATATTTCCGGCAAGTTTCTGGAGCACCCATGGTGCTGGCCCCAGGTATGGGGACTGAACAAGGAAGAGATCCGCAATCCGCACTGGATTTATCCGGGCCAGACGATCTACTTCGACCGCAAGAACAACCGCTTGTCGCTGACCCGTCCAGGTGGCGACGATGGCTCCGGCAGCGCCAACGGCGTGCTGCGCCTGTCGCCGCAGGTGCGTACCCAAGGCTTGGGCAAGGATGCGATCCAGGCCATTCCGTCGGGCGTGATCGAGCCGTTCCTGTCGCAGCCGCTGATCGTCGACGCCGACGAACTGAAAGGCTCGCCGCGTATCGCGGCCGCCCAGGAAGGCCACGTTTACCTCGGCAAGGACGATAAAATCTATGTCCGCGGCAATCTCAGGGGTGGCAGCTCGTTCCAGGTGTTCCGTCCGGGCACCCCGCTGAGGGATCCGGAAACCCACAATCTGGTCGCCTATGAAGCGGTGTACCTGGGCACGGCCAAGCTGTTTGCCGAAGCCAAGGCCGGTGTCGACGCCCACACCTTCGTGGTGGCCACGTCCAAGCAGGAAATCGGCGTGGGCGACCTGCTGATTCCGGCGCCGCCTACCGTCATGCGCAACTACATGCCGCATCCGCCCGATCAAAAGGTCGACGCGCGCATCATGGGCGTGTATTCGGGTGTGACCCATGCCGGCCAGAACCAGGTGGTCAGCATCAACCGCGGCACGCTTGACGGCGTCGATGTCGGCACCGTGCTCCAACTGTACAATATCGGCAAAGTGGTGGTCGATCCGGGTGCGCCGAAACACGGCATCCTGGGCACCACGAAAACCATGATCAAGCTGCCGGACGAACAATCGGGCACCTTGTTCATTTTCCGCACGTTCAAGCACGTTTCGTACGGCTTGATCATGCAGGTAACCGAGCCGGTCGAAATCGGCGACGTGGCCAGATCACCGGAGTAA
- a CDS encoding BrnA antitoxin family protein, producing the protein MNDDFQTSWSEPVSVQQGDTSTVQRPPVAAPLKQIVTIRLDVDMLKWFKAAGPGYQTRINQILREHMEAQQAGRDAD; encoded by the coding sequence ATGAACGATGATTTTCAAACCAGCTGGTCCGAGCCAGTATCCGTGCAGCAAGGTGACACCAGCACCGTGCAGCGCCCGCCAGTTGCCGCACCGCTCAAGCAGATCGTCACGATCCGCCTCGATGTCGACATGCTGAAATGGTTCAAGGCCGCGGGTCCGGGCTACCAGACCCGCATCAACCAGATCCTGCGTGAACATATGGAAGCGCAGCAGGCCGGGCGCGACGCGGACTAG
- a CDS encoding DNA topoisomerase III, with product MTKTLIIAEKPSVANDIAKTLGGFTKHDEYFESDEYVLSSAVGHLLEIAVPEEHDVKRGKWSFAHLPMIPPYFALNPIAKTEARLKVLNKLIKRKDVTQLINACDAGREGELIFRLIAQNAKAKQPIKRLWLQSMTPGAIRDGFTQLRSDEEMLPLADAARCRSEADWLIGINGTRAMTAFNSKEGGFYLTTVGRVQTPTLSIVVEREDKIKKFISRDYWEVRAEFVCAAGVYEGRWLDQSFKKDENDPEKRPERLWSKAAADSIAMACKGRQGNVTEESKPTTSMAPALFDLTSLQREANGRFGFSAKNTLGLAQALYEKHKVLTYPRTDSRHLPEDYVNTVKDTMVSLAENNNYHQFAKQITDKGWVKPNKRIFDNTKISDHFAIIPTTLAPKNLSEPEQKLYDLVTRRFMAVFFPPAEFQVTTRFTEVSGHQFKTEGKVMTNPGWLAIYGKEASTDSDKDDNTGGNLVPVAKGEKVQTEKVTPNALVTKPPARYSEATLLSAMEGAGKLIDDDELRDAMAGKGLGTPATRAAIIEGLLGERYLLREGRELIPTAKASQLMTLLRGLGVNELTAPELTGEWEYKLSQMEKGKISREEFMREIAQMTQIIVKRAKEYNNDTIPGDYATLHTPCPNCGGVVKENYRRFACTKCEFNMSKTPGSRQFEIAEVEELLEKRTIGPMQGFRSKMGRPFAAILRIVRDEEIKNCKLEFDFGQNDEGGEDGEGVDFTGQTALGPCPKCAAGVFEMGLAYVCEHSVAKPKTCDFRSGRIILQQEILPEQMVKLLNDGKTDLMPGFVSQRTRRPFKAFLVKGKDGKISFEFEERKAKGPTDKSGAKGKAAAVADPVAEGDEAAPATAKKAAPAKKAAAKKAPAKKAAAKKPAAKKAAVKKAVAEE from the coding sequence ATGACCAAAACCCTCATCATCGCCGAGAAGCCCTCCGTCGCGAACGATATCGCCAAGACGCTGGGCGGCTTCACCAAGCACGATGAGTACTTCGAATCGGACGAATACGTCCTGTCGTCGGCCGTCGGCCACCTGCTGGAAATCGCGGTGCCGGAAGAGCACGACGTCAAGCGTGGCAAGTGGAGCTTCGCCCACCTGCCCATGATTCCCCCGTATTTCGCGCTCAACCCGATCGCCAAGACCGAGGCCCGCCTCAAGGTCTTGAATAAGCTGATCAAGCGCAAGGATGTCACCCAGCTCATCAACGCATGCGATGCCGGGCGCGAAGGCGAGCTGATTTTCCGCCTGATCGCGCAGAATGCCAAGGCCAAGCAGCCGATCAAGCGCCTGTGGCTGCAATCGATGACGCCGGGCGCGATCCGCGACGGCTTCACGCAACTGCGCAGCGACGAAGAAATGCTGCCGCTGGCCGACGCCGCGCGCTGCCGTTCGGAAGCGGACTGGCTGATCGGCATCAACGGCACCCGCGCCATGACCGCCTTCAATTCGAAGGAAGGCGGGTTCTACCTGACCACCGTGGGCCGGGTGCAGACGCCGACCCTGTCGATCGTGGTCGAGCGCGAAGACAAGATCAAGAAATTCATCTCGCGCGACTACTGGGAAGTGCGCGCCGAGTTCGTGTGCGCCGCCGGCGTGTACGAAGGGCGCTGGCTCGACCAGTCCTTCAAGAAGGACGAGAACGACCCCGAGAAGCGCCCCGAGCGCCTGTGGAGCAAGGCTGCGGCCGACAGCATCGCCATGGCTTGCAAGGGCCGCCAGGGCAATGTAACGGAAGAATCGAAGCCGACCACATCGATGGCGCCGGCCCTGTTCGACCTGACCAGCCTGCAGCGCGAAGCCAACGGCCGTTTCGGCTTTTCAGCCAAGAACACGCTCGGGCTGGCCCAGGCGCTGTACGAAAAGCACAAGGTATTGACTTACCCGCGTACCGATTCGCGCCATCTGCCGGAAGACTATGTGAACACCGTCAAGGACACCATGGTGAGCCTGGCGGAAAACAATAACTACCACCAGTTCGCCAAGCAGATCACCGACAAGGGTTGGGTCAAGCCGAACAAGCGCATTTTCGACAACACCAAGATCTCGGATCACTTCGCGATCATCCCGACCACCCTGGCGCCGAAGAATCTGTCGGAGCCGGAGCAGAAGCTGTACGACCTGGTCACGCGCCGCTTCATGGCCGTGTTCTTCCCGCCTGCGGAATTCCAGGTCACCACCCGCTTTACCGAAGTGTCCGGCCACCAGTTCAAGACTGAAGGCAAGGTCATGACCAATCCGGGCTGGCTGGCGATCTACGGCAAGGAAGCGTCGACCGACAGCGACAAGGACGACAACACCGGCGGCAACCTGGTTCCCGTGGCCAAGGGCGAAAAAGTGCAGACCGAAAAAGTCACGCCCAACGCCCTGGTCACCAAGCCGCCCGCGCGCTATTCGGAAGCGACCTTGCTGTCGGCCATGGAAGGCGCCGGCAAGCTGATCGACGACGACGAACTGCGCGACGCCATGGCCGGCAAGGGCCTGGGCACGCCAGCGACGCGCGCGGCCATCATCGAAGGCTTGCTGGGCGAGCGCTACCTGCTGCGCGAAGGGCGCGAGCTGATTCCGACCGCCAAGGCATCGCAACTGATGACCTTGCTGCGCGGCCTCGGCGTAAACGAACTGACCGCGCCGGAACTGACGGGCGAATGGGAATACAAGCTGTCGCAGATGGAAAAGGGCAAGATTTCGCGCGAAGAGTTCATGCGTGAAATTGCCCAGATGACGCAAATCATCGTCAAGCGCGCCAAGGAATACAACAACGATACGATTCCGGGCGATTACGCCACTCTGCACACGCCATGCCCGAACTGCGGCGGCGTGGTCAAGGAAAACTACCGTCGTTTCGCCTGCACCAAGTGCGAATTCAACATGAGCAAGACGCCTGGCAGCCGCCAGTTCGAGATTGCCGAAGTTGAAGAATTGCTGGAAAAACGCACGATCGGCCCGATGCAAGGCTTCCGCTCGAAGATGGGGCGTCCGTTTGCCGCCATTTTGCGCATCGTGCGCGATGAAGAGATCAAGAACTGCAAGCTGGAGTTTGATTTCGGCCAGAACGATGAAGGCGGCGAAGATGGCGAAGGCGTCGACTTCACCGGCCAGACCGCGCTCGGACCGTGCCCGAAATGCGCCGCCGGCGTATTCGAAATGGGCCTGGCGTATGTGTGCGAGCACAGCGTGGCCAAGCCGAAAACGTGCGACTTCCGCAGCGGGCGCATCATCTTGCAGCAGGAAATTTTGCCTGAGCAAATGGTCAAGCTGCTCAACGATGGCAAGACCGATTTGATGCCGGGGTTTGTGTCGCAGCGCACGCGTCGTCCGTTCAAGGCTTTCCTGGTCAAGGGCAAGGATGGCAAGATCAGCTTCGAGTTCGAGGAGCGCAAGGCCAAGGGCCCGACTGACAAGTCGGGCGCCAAGGGCAAAGCGGCGGCGGTAGCCGACCCGGTAGCCGAGGGCGACGAGGCGGCGCCAGCGACTGCCAAAAAAGCCGCGCCGGCCAAGAAAGCGGCGGCCAAGAAGGCGCCTGCCAAGAAGGCTGCTGCCAAAAAACCGGCGGCGAAGAAAGCCGCTGTCAAGAAAGCTGTCGCGGAAGAATAA
- the metH gene encoding methionine synthase — MSKTETRLRDILSRRIMILDGAMGTIIQQYKLDEVAYRGGPDGRFATFAAPAGSGARELFVKGNNELLTLTQPHIIQEIHERYLAAGADLIETNTFGATTIAQDDYHMGHLAREMNVAAARLARAACDKYSTPDKPRFVAGALGPTPKTASISPDVNDPAARNVTFDQLVAAYHQQVGGLVEGGSDVLLVETIFDTLNCKAALFAIDLYFTEHPAIERLPIMISGTVTDASGRILSGQTVPAFWNSVRHAKPLTIGLNCALGAALMRPYAEELSQIADTFVCIYPNAGLPNPMSDTGFDELPLDTSSLLREFADSGFINIAGGCCGTTPDHIKAIADMLATTKPRALPEIPVAQRLSGLEPFTIDGDSLFVNVGERTNVTGSKAFARMILNEQYDEALSVARQQVENGAQVIDINMDEAMLDSKAAMERFLNLIASEPDISRVPIMIDSSKWSVIEAGLKCVQGKAIVNSISMKEGEEEFIRQARLCRRYGAAVIVMAFDEQGQADTFARKTEICARAYKVLTEQVDFPPEDIIFDPNIFAIATGIEEHNNYAVDFINATRWIKDNLPHASISGGVSNVSFSFRGNDPAREAIHTVFLYHAIKAGMTMGIVNAGMMGVYDDIAPELRERVEDVVLNRRDDATERMIEIAGTLKAGDKQDVQTLAWREGTVQQRLSHALVHGITQWIVEDTEEARQELLHNGGRPIHVIEGPLMDGMNVVGDLFGQGKMFLPQVVKSARVMKQAVAHLIPFIEEEKLLEEKRTGIVAKPKGKIVIATVKGDVHDIGKNIVSVVLQCNNFEVVNMGVMVPCSEILARAKVENADMIGLSGLITPSLEEMAHVAKEMQRDPHFRMLKIPLLIGGATTSRAHTAVKIAHNYDGPVVYVPDASRSVSVAQSLLTPESRDQYIDDIAQDYVRIREQHANKKALPILSLAAARANKMALAFEPVRPKFIGRREFKNVDLGTLARYIDWGPFFQTWDLAGPFPAILTDEVVGEAASKVFEEGQALLKKIIEGRWLTANGVIALLPANSVNDDDIEVYTDETRATVAFTYYGLRQQGVKPLVDGVQRPNQCLADFIAPKASGIKDYIGMFAVTSGLGIEKYEKRFEDAHDDYSSIMLKSLADRLAEAFAEYMHERVRTDLWGYAAGENLSNDDMIGERYAGIRPAPGYPACPEHTVKADMFKVLQAQDIGMELTESFAMFPGAAVSGFYFAHPEAKYFVVGKIGEDQLNDMTARRGVPKDDLERWLAPNLS, encoded by the coding sequence ATGTCCAAGACTGAAACCCGGCTGCGCGACATCCTGTCGCGCCGGATCATGATCCTCGATGGCGCGATGGGTACCATCATCCAGCAGTACAAGCTCGATGAAGTGGCCTACCGTGGCGGGCCGGACGGGCGCTTCGCCACCTTCGCCGCCCCGGCCGGCAGCGGTGCGCGCGAACTCTTCGTCAAGGGCAACAACGAATTGCTGACCCTGACCCAGCCGCACATCATCCAGGAAATCCACGAGCGCTACCTGGCCGCCGGCGCCGACCTGATCGAAACGAACACTTTCGGCGCCACCACCATCGCCCAGGACGACTATCACATGGGCCATCTGGCCCGCGAGATGAACGTGGCCGCCGCCAGGCTGGCGCGCGCCGCCTGCGACAAATACAGCACCCCGGACAAGCCGCGCTTCGTGGCCGGCGCGCTCGGACCGACCCCGAAAACCGCCTCGATCTCGCCCGACGTGAACGACCCGGCCGCGCGCAACGTCACCTTCGACCAGTTGGTCGCGGCCTACCACCAGCAGGTGGGCGGCCTGGTCGAAGGCGGCTCCGACGTGCTGCTGGTCGAAACCATTTTCGATACCCTCAACTGCAAGGCGGCGCTGTTCGCGATCGACCTGTATTTCACCGAACACCCGGCCATCGAACGCTTGCCGATCATGATTTCCGGGACCGTCACCGACGCGTCGGGACGCATCCTGTCGGGCCAGACCGTGCCCGCCTTCTGGAACTCGGTGCGCCACGCCAAGCCGCTCACCATTGGCCTGAACTGCGCGCTGGGCGCGGCCCTGATGCGCCCCTATGCCGAAGAACTGTCGCAGATCGCCGACACCTTTGTCTGCATCTACCCCAACGCCGGCCTGCCCAACCCGATGAGCGACACCGGCTTCGACGAACTGCCGCTTGACACCTCCTCGCTGCTGCGCGAATTTGCCGACAGCGGCTTTATCAACATCGCCGGCGGCTGCTGCGGCACCACGCCAGACCACATCAAGGCGATCGCCGACATGCTGGCCACCACCAAGCCGCGCGCGCTGCCGGAGATTCCGGTGGCGCAGCGCCTGTCAGGCCTTGAACCGTTCACCATCGACGGCGACTCTCTTTTTGTGAACGTCGGCGAGCGTACCAACGTGACCGGCTCCAAGGCGTTTGCGCGCATGATCTTGAATGAGCAGTACGACGAAGCGCTGTCGGTGGCGCGCCAGCAGGTGGAAAACGGCGCCCAGGTCATCGACATCAACATGGACGAAGCGATGCTCGACTCGAAGGCGGCGATGGAACGCTTCCTGAACCTGATCGCGTCCGAGCCGGACATTTCGCGCGTGCCGATCATGATCGACTCGTCCAAGTGGTCGGTGATCGAAGCGGGCTTGAAGTGCGTGCAGGGCAAGGCCATCGTCAATTCGATCTCGATGAAGGAAGGCGAGGAAGAATTCATCCGCCAGGCGCGCCTGTGCCGCCGCTACGGCGCCGCCGTGATCGTCATGGCCTTCGACGAACAGGGCCAGGCCGACACCTTCGCCCGCAAGACCGAGATTTGCGCGCGCGCCTACAAGGTGCTGACCGAGCAGGTGGACTTTCCGCCGGAAGACATCATCTTCGACCCGAACATTTTTGCGATTGCCACCGGCATCGAAGAGCACAATAACTACGCGGTCGACTTCATCAACGCCACGCGCTGGATCAAGGACAACCTGCCGCACGCGAGCATTTCGGGCGGCGTCTCGAACGTCTCGTTCAGCTTCCGCGGCAACGACCCGGCACGCGAAGCGATCCACACCGTGTTCCTGTACCACGCCATCAAGGCCGGCATGACCATGGGGATCGTCAACGCCGGCATGATGGGCGTGTACGACGATATCGCGCCCGAACTGCGCGAGCGCGTCGAAGACGTGGTGCTCAACCGCCGCGACGACGCCACCGAGCGCATGATCGAGATCGCCGGCACCCTGAAAGCCGGCGACAAGCAGGACGTGCAGACCCTGGCCTGGCGCGAAGGCACGGTGCAGCAGCGCCTCTCGCACGCGCTGGTGCACGGCATCACCCAGTGGATCGTCGAGGACACCGAGGAAGCGCGCCAGGAATTGCTGCACAACGGCGGACGTCCGATCCACGTGATCGAAGGCCCGCTGATGGATGGCATGAACGTGGTCGGCGACCTGTTCGGACAAGGGAAAATGTTCCTGCCGCAGGTGGTCAAGTCGGCGCGCGTGATGAAGCAGGCCGTGGCCCACCTGATTCCCTTCATCGAAGAAGAAAAACTGCTGGAAGAAAAACGCACCGGCATCGTCGCCAAACCGAAAGGCAAGATCGTCATCGCCACCGTCAAGGGCGACGTCCACGACATCGGCAAGAACATCGTCTCGGTGGTCCTGCAGTGTAATAACTTCGAGGTCGTGAACATGGGCGTGATGGTGCCCTGCTCCGAAATCCTGGCGCGCGCCAAGGTCGAAAACGCCGACATGATCGGCCTGTCCGGCCTGATCACGCCCTCGTTGGAAGAGATGGCGCACGTGGCCAAGGAAATGCAGCGCGACCCGCACTTCCGCATGCTCAAGATCCCGCTCCTGATCGGCGGCGCCACCACCAGCCGCGCCCACACGGCGGTGAAGATCGCCCACAACTATGACGGGCCGGTGGTGTATGTGCCGGACGCATCGCGTTCGGTGTCGGTGGCGCAGTCCCTGCTCACGCCGGAAAGCCGCGACCAGTACATCGACGACATCGCCCAGGATTATGTGCGCATCCGCGAGCAGCACGCCAACAAGAAGGCGCTGCCGATCCTGTCGCTGGCCGCCGCGCGCGCCAACAAGATGGCCCTGGCGTTCGAACCGGTGCGGCCGAAATTCATCGGCCGGCGCGAATTCAAGAATGTCGACCTGGGCACCCTGGCCAGATACATCGACTGGGGTCCGTTCTTCCAGACCTGGGACCTGGCCGGCCCCTTCCCCGCGATCCTGACCGACGAGGTGGTCGGGGAGGCGGCGTCGAAGGTATTCGAGGAAGGCCAGGCGCTACTCAAGAAAATCATCGAAGGACGCTGGCTGACTGCCAATGGCGTCATTGCGCTGCTGCCGGCCAATAGCGTGAACGACGACGATATCGAGGTCTATACCGACGAGACGCGCGCCACGGTGGCATTCACCTATTACGGCTTGCGCCAGCAAGGCGTCAAGCCGCTGGTCGATGGCGTGCAGCGGCCGAACCAGTGCCTGGCCGATTTTATCGCGCCTAAGGCGTCGGGCATCAAGGATTATATCGGCATGTTCGCGGTGACCAGCGGGCTGGGAATTGAAAAATACGAGAAGCGCTTTGAAGATGCGCACGACGATTATTCGTCGATCATGCTCAAGTCCTTGGCCGACCGTCTGGCCGAAGCCTTCGCCGAATATATGCACGAAAGGGTGCGTACCGATTTGTGGGGGTATGCGGCGGGCGAGAATCTGTCGAATGACGACATGATCGGCGAGCGCTATGCCGGTATTCGTCCGGCGCCCGGTTATCCGGCCTGTCCCGAGCATACGGTGAAAGCCGATATGTTCAAGGTATTGCAGGCGCAGGACATCGGCATGGAACTGACCGAGTCGTTCGCCATGTTCCCGGGCGCGGCGGTATCGGGATTCTATTTCGCCCATCCGGAAGCGAAGTATTTCGTGGTCGGGAAGATCGGCGAAGACCAGTTGAACGACATGACCGCGCGCCGTGGCGTGCCGAAAGACGACCTGGAGCGCTGGCTGGCCCCGAATCTGTCGTAG
- a CDS encoding DUF494 family protein: MFDILVYLYETYYRPDACPEPAALARKLSAVGFDDVEISEALVWLTDLTEMAGDETNLSFTSSGTRFYVQQEYDALGSAAVGFIQFLESAGVLSPVQREIVIERALALEESPVGLGKLKIIVLMLLWSQGKEPDALMFDDLFGSDDEQAPRLLH, encoded by the coding sequence ATGTTCGATATCCTGGTCTACCTTTACGAGACGTACTACCGCCCCGATGCCTGCCCCGAGCCGGCCGCGTTGGCGCGCAAACTGTCCGCGGTCGGTTTCGACGATGTCGAAATTTCGGAAGCGCTCGTATGGTTGACCGACCTGACCGAAATGGCGGGCGACGAAACCAATCTGTCGTTCACCTCCAGCGGCACCCGTTTTTACGTGCAACAAGAATACGATGCCCTTGGCAGCGCCGCGGTCGGCTTCATCCAGTTCCTCGAAAGTGCGGGCGTGCTCAGCCCTGTGCAGCGCGAAATCGTGATCGAGCGCGCGCTGGCGCTGGAAGAATCGCCGGTGGGCCTGGGCAAGCTGAAGATCATCGTATTGATGCTGCTGTGGAGCCAAGGCAAGGAACCGGACGCGCTGATGTTCGACGACCTGTTCGGCTCCGACGACGAGCAAGCTCCCCGCCTGTTGCATTGA